In Aerococcus loyolae, a genomic segment contains:
- the gmk gene encoding guanylate kinase: MKSKGLLVVLSGPSGVGKGTVRKALFETDQEKNQFFYSVSATTRQPREGEVDGKDYFFVSREEFEKMIEDEKLLEYAEYVGNFYGTPLDYIDKMTNAGKDVFLEIEVQGALQVKRRMPDGVFIFLAPPNLRELESRIVNRGTDSPEVIAERMDKARTELQLMTQYDYVVENDDVDLAVKRIQTIIKAEHLKVDRFIDDIVENYLGEGD, from the coding sequence ATGAAATCGAAAGGATTATTGGTTGTGCTTTCAGGACCCTCTGGGGTAGGTAAAGGGACGGTCCGTAAAGCATTATTTGAGACTGATCAAGAAAAAAATCAATTTTTCTATTCCGTTTCAGCAACTACACGTCAACCACGTGAAGGGGAAGTAGACGGAAAGGATTATTTTTTCGTATCGCGAGAAGAATTCGAGAAAATGATCGAAGATGAAAAGTTGTTAGAATATGCGGAATATGTAGGAAATTTTTACGGGACACCCCTGGATTACATTGATAAAATGACTAATGCAGGAAAGGATGTCTTCTTAGAAATTGAAGTACAGGGTGCCTTGCAGGTAAAACGGCGGATGCCTGATGGGGTTTTCATTTTTCTGGCGCCACCCAACTTAAGAGAATTGGAATCACGCATTGTTAACCGGGGAACGGACAGTCCAGAAGTGATTGCGGAACGGATGGACAAAGCTCGCACCGAGTTGCAATTAATGACCCAATATGACTATGTGGTGGAAAACGATGATGTGGATCTAGCGGTAAAGCGGATTCAAACTATCATTAAGGCAGAACATTTGAAAGTTGACCGTTTTATTGACGATATTGTTGAGAATTATCTAGGAGAGGGAGATTAA
- the rpoZ gene encoding DNA-directed RNA polymerase subunit omega, translating into MIIYPSIDSLLKQVNSKYSLCTIAAKRAHELQENQNPMLTDYHSPKYVGQALEEINSGDLGIDPDSLAKDESLN; encoded by the coding sequence ATGATTATTTATCCATCGATTGATTCTTTGTTAAAGCAAGTAAATTCTAAATATTCTCTGTGTACCATTGCCGCTAAACGGGCCCACGAACTTCAAGAAAACCAAAATCCGATGTTAACAGACTATCATTCGCCTAAGTATGTTGGTCAAGCCTTAGAAGAGATTAATTCCGGTGACTTAGGTATTGATCCAGATTCTCTAGCTAAGGACGAAAGCCTTAACTAA
- the priA gene encoding primosomal protein N', translating to MVLEKTRAPRFARVIVDVPTMQTDHPYDYYIPDRYQDLIQVGMRVQVPFGVRQVLAYVVELTATSEFEGELKEITSLLDDQAVLTPEMLSLGRDMAEHLFSYVVTCYQTMLPRLLKVDYHKYFVPSETLTYQHRKSYFKDQEEVSWEAAEEAEQLKNLLVLKETGEVSVDYRVADRKHYKTEKWIQPLLDAEQLEQERDQLRKTAKKQILLCEVLMELEGRRVSVKWLRENYDLSLQTIRRGQDFGWLKLFEVEVDRDPYADRYQERTQDKPLTDDQSQVYQEVKQAISDQVNDTYLLQGVTGSGKTEVYLQLIRQALDQGQTAILLVPEIALTPQMVAQLKGRFGDLVAVLHSQLSVGEHFDEWRKMRRGDARVVVGARSSIFAPIDNIGIIIIDEEHETTYKQEEAPRYHARDVAKWRASYHSCPLVLGSATPALESRARAQNGVYHLLSLPGRINGKALPAVDLIDMREEFKHKNYYQFSRSLKEAIDQTLSQGQQVALMLNRRGYANYVMCRDCGYVFQCQNCDVSLTYHYSDRSLQCHYCGYSRPYPQVCPLCQGQHLRPFGSGTEKVEEEIYQLFPGKNLVRMDNDTTRKKGAHERLLAKVASGEADILLGTQMIAKGLDFPNITLVGVINADTSLYLPDFRASERTFQLLTQVSGRAGRGDLEGRVMIQTFNPDHYALQLAKHHDYDRFYQKEMTYRKLNHYSPYFYTIRLSISHFNEKDALKAALTLATLLRERSQGSKDYVIGPSQNAISRIKNRYYYQILYQYRNQAHIQPLFQEIRDLAQDWSKKKLYVSIDVEPLSFL from the coding sequence ATGGTCTTAGAAAAGACAAGAGCCCCCCGTTTTGCCCGGGTCATTGTTGATGTTCCCACCATGCAGACTGACCATCCCTATGATTATTATATTCCCGACCGCTATCAGGACTTGATTCAGGTGGGCATGCGCGTCCAAGTTCCCTTTGGTGTCCGCCAGGTACTGGCCTATGTGGTGGAATTAACCGCAACTAGTGAATTTGAGGGTGAACTCAAAGAGATTACTAGCCTGCTTGATGACCAAGCGGTTTTAACTCCTGAAATGTTAAGTTTAGGCCGGGATATGGCCGAGCATTTGTTTTCTTATGTGGTGACTTGTTACCAAACCATGCTGCCCCGCTTGTTAAAGGTGGACTACCATAAGTACTTCGTTCCTAGTGAGACATTGACTTATCAACACCGAAAAAGCTACTTTAAAGACCAGGAAGAAGTGTCCTGGGAGGCGGCAGAAGAAGCCGAACAGTTAAAAAACCTTTTGGTCTTAAAAGAGACAGGCGAGGTGAGTGTTGACTACCGGGTTGCCGACCGCAAACATTATAAAACTGAAAAATGGATCCAACCACTCCTGGATGCAGAACAATTAGAACAGGAGCGCGACCAACTTAGAAAGACTGCTAAAAAGCAAATCTTACTCTGTGAAGTGCTCATGGAACTTGAAGGGCGGCGGGTGAGCGTCAAATGGTTGCGGGAGAATTATGACCTCTCCTTACAAACTATCCGCCGTGGCCAAGATTTCGGCTGGTTAAAGTTGTTTGAGGTTGAAGTTGACCGTGACCCTTATGCTGACCGCTATCAAGAAAGAACCCAAGATAAGCCCCTCACCGATGACCAAAGTCAGGTTTACCAAGAAGTTAAACAGGCGATCAGTGATCAAGTCAATGATACCTACCTCTTGCAAGGGGTGACGGGTAGTGGGAAGACAGAAGTTTACCTGCAATTAATCCGCCAAGCCCTCGACCAAGGGCAAACTGCGATTTTATTGGTGCCAGAAATTGCCTTGACCCCACAAATGGTGGCCCAGTTGAAGGGGCGCTTTGGGGACTTGGTCGCTGTTCTTCACAGTCAATTAAGTGTTGGCGAGCATTTTGATGAATGGCGGAAGATGCGCCGGGGGGATGCCCGGGTAGTCGTCGGAGCTCGGTCATCGATTTTTGCCCCGATTGATAATATTGGCATCATTATTATTGATGAGGAACATGAAACCACCTATAAACAAGAGGAAGCCCCCCGCTACCATGCCCGGGATGTGGCCAAGTGGCGGGCCTCTTATCATTCCTGTCCCTTAGTCTTAGGGTCAGCAACCCCTGCTCTAGAAAGCCGAGCCCGGGCCCAAAATGGGGTCTACCACTTGCTTAGTCTGCCTGGACGGATTAACGGCAAGGCCTTGCCGGCAGTCGACTTGATCGATATGCGGGAAGAATTTAAGCATAAAAATTACTATCAATTCTCCCGTTCACTCAAAGAAGCCATCGATCAGACTTTAAGCCAAGGCCAACAAGTGGCTCTCATGCTTAACCGGCGGGGCTATGCCAATTATGTCATGTGTCGGGATTGTGGTTATGTTTTTCAATGTCAAAATTGTGATGTTTCCCTAACCTATCATTACAGTGACCGCAGTTTGCAGTGCCATTATTGTGGCTATAGCCGGCCTTACCCCCAAGTTTGTCCTCTCTGCCAGGGACAGCACTTACGCCCCTTTGGCAGCGGCACGGAAAAGGTTGAAGAAGAAATCTACCAACTTTTTCCGGGCAAGAACTTGGTCAGGATGGACAATGATACCACCCGGAAAAAGGGCGCCCATGAGCGTTTGTTAGCCAAAGTGGCTAGTGGCGAGGCGGATATCTTACTGGGAACGCAAATGATTGCTAAGGGGCTAGATTTTCCTAATATTACCCTAGTGGGAGTGATCAATGCGGATACCTCCCTCTACCTGCCTGATTTCCGGGCTTCAGAGCGGACCTTTCAGCTCTTAACCCAGGTGAGTGGAAGGGCAGGCCGGGGTGACTTGGAAGGGCGGGTCATGATTCAAACCTTTAATCCCGACCACTATGCCCTACAACTTGCTAAACACCACGACTATGACCGCTTCTACCAAAAGGAAATGACCTACCGCAAACTCAACCATTATTCCCCTTATTTCTATACCATCAGGTTGTCTATCTCACACTTTAATGAAAAAGATGCCCTAAAAGCGGCCTTAACCTTAGCTACTTTACTACGTGAACGTAGTCAGGGCAGTAAAGACTATGTCATTGGACCGAGTCAAAATGCCATTTCTCGGATTAAAAACCGTTATTATTATCAAATTTTGTACCAGTACCGCAATCAAGCACACATTCAGCCCTTATTCCAAGAAATCCGTGACTTGGCTCAAGACTGGAGTAAAAAGAAACTCTATGTCTCTATTGATGTCGAGCCTTTATCTTTCTTGTAG
- the fmt gene encoding methionyl-tRNA formyltransferase, with protein sequence MKKIVFMGTPEFSVRSLQALIDHPDYEVSAVVTQPDRPVGRKHRLQASAVKEAAQAADIPVYQPEKISQDQDLDQLLSQGDIDLIVTAAYGQFLPERLLNYPKYGAINVHASLLPKYRGGAPVHYAIWKGEKETGISIIRMVKKMDAGAILKQAAIPIDDQVTVAEMFDRLSELGSQVLLETLPALFDGTVTETPQNESEATFSPNITREEERINWDNTAQEIHNQVRAFNSWPVAHTFFDDKRWKIWASEVLEDEETDQVPGTVIAIDKKPARFLVACGEGTVLAITEIQPAGKKAMDITSFINGGAGQIEVGDTFQ encoded by the coding sequence ATGAAAAAAATTGTATTTATGGGGACGCCAGAATTTTCGGTAAGGAGTCTGCAGGCCTTAATTGACCACCCGGACTATGAAGTGAGCGCCGTGGTTACCCAGCCTGACCGACCCGTGGGACGGAAACACCGCCTCCAAGCTTCAGCGGTTAAAGAAGCCGCCCAAGCAGCTGATATTCCCGTTTACCAACCCGAAAAAATTAGTCAAGACCAAGACCTCGACCAGCTGCTCAGCCAGGGGGATATCGATTTAATTGTGACGGCTGCTTACGGGCAATTTTTACCCGAGCGTTTATTGAATTATCCTAAATACGGAGCCATTAATGTTCATGCCAGCCTCCTACCCAAGTACCGGGGCGGGGCACCTGTCCACTACGCCATCTGGAAGGGGGAAAAAGAGACTGGGATAAGTATTATTCGTATGGTTAAGAAAATGGACGCTGGAGCAATCCTAAAGCAAGCCGCTATCCCTATTGATGACCAAGTCACTGTCGCTGAAATGTTTGACCGCTTGAGTGAACTGGGGAGTCAAGTATTGCTAGAAACCTTACCCGCTCTCTTTGATGGAACAGTGACTGAGACTCCTCAAAATGAATCGGAAGCGACTTTTTCACCTAATATCACCCGGGAAGAGGAACGAATCAACTGGGACAATACTGCCCAAGAAATCCATAACCAAGTTCGGGCCTTTAATAGCTGGCCGGTGGCTCACACTTTCTTTGATGATAAACGCTGGAAGATCTGGGCAAGTGAAGTGCTTGAAGACGAAGAAACTGACCAAGTCCCAGGAACAGTGATTGCTATTGACAAGAAACCGGCCCGTTTCCTAGTGGCTTGCGGAGAGGGAACCGTCTTAGCTATTACTGAAATCCAACCAGCAGGGAAGAAGGCCATGGATATTACGAGTTTTATTAATGGAGGAGCGGGTCAAATTGAAGTCGGCGACACATTCCAATAA
- the rsmB gene encoding 16S rRNA (cytosine(967)-C(5))-methyltransferase RsmB, translating into MKSATHSNKPSGLKASARYQAMETLNLVYKGEAFVNQEVNQVLSHSWVVDSDRDLYTRLVYGSLQFHWTLQELLKQVLKRYKRTKKWLLALLESSAYQHYYLDAIPDHAIVDEAVRIAKKRGNQTLGRFTNGTLRNLFRTYPTIEDFISQQASDQAYVLSLETSLPLDWVKYFTQRFGFETTQQIAQAMAEPAQVNVRISRDYWQNQDKISQILADQGFPNQSSDLAPHQLKVKAGNPAQSELFKKGIITIQDEAASLAVDILNPKAGDWVLDACAAPGGKTVQLGEYVGKTGQVLAFDIAENKLALIADNVKRMHVDQQVSIQQGDASQLGRKFPAESFDGILVDAPCSGVGLFRRKPDTKLNKDFQDLKNLQKIQLEILNNVSPLLKKAGRLVYSTCTITAEENWQVVEKFLTTHPDFALKAIGAEWQEVLKPSLINAACLEILPHHFNSDGFFVALLEKQS; encoded by the coding sequence TTGAAGTCGGCGACACATTCCAATAAACCCTCAGGCCTCAAAGCTAGCGCCCGCTACCAAGCCATGGAAACCCTGAACCTGGTCTATAAGGGCGAGGCCTTTGTTAATCAAGAAGTCAACCAAGTGCTCAGCCATAGTTGGGTAGTTGACTCGGACCGTGACCTCTATACCCGCTTAGTTTACGGTAGCCTGCAATTTCATTGGACCCTCCAAGAACTTTTAAAACAGGTATTGAAACGCTATAAGCGGACCAAGAAGTGGCTGCTAGCCCTATTAGAATCATCAGCCTACCAGCATTATTACCTCGATGCCATTCCTGACCACGCCATTGTGGACGAAGCCGTACGCATCGCTAAGAAGCGCGGCAACCAGACCCTGGGACGTTTTACCAATGGGACCCTGCGTAACCTTTTCCGGACCTATCCGACGATTGAAGACTTTATTAGCCAGCAGGCAAGCGACCAGGCCTATGTTCTTTCCTTAGAGACTAGCTTGCCCTTAGACTGGGTGAAATATTTTACTCAACGTTTTGGCTTTGAAACTACCCAGCAGATCGCTCAAGCCATGGCAGAACCAGCCCAGGTTAATGTGCGGATTAGTCGGGACTATTGGCAGAACCAGGATAAAATTAGCCAGATTTTAGCCGATCAAGGTTTCCCTAATCAAAGCAGTGACTTAGCCCCTCATCAGCTTAAGGTTAAGGCTGGCAATCCGGCTCAATCTGAACTCTTTAAGAAGGGAATTATTACCATTCAAGATGAGGCTGCCAGCTTAGCTGTCGATATCTTGAACCCCAAAGCTGGCGACTGGGTCCTAGATGCCTGTGCGGCACCCGGTGGAAAGACGGTTCAATTAGGAGAATATGTGGGCAAAACGGGCCAGGTCTTGGCCTTTGATATTGCAGAGAATAAATTAGCCTTAATTGCTGATAATGTTAAACGCATGCATGTCGACCAACAGGTAAGTATCCAACAAGGGGATGCCAGTCAACTCGGGAGAAAATTTCCAGCGGAAAGCTTTGATGGGATTTTAGTTGACGCTCCTTGTTCAGGCGTGGGCCTCTTCCGGCGTAAACCGGATACCAAGTTAAACAAGGATTTTCAAGATCTAAAGAATTTGCAAAAAATTCAATTAGAAATCTTAAATAATGTCTCTCCCTTACTAAAAAAGGCTGGCCGCTTGGTCTATAGTACCTGTACAATAACAGCAGAAGAGAATTGGCAAGTGGTCGAAAAATTTTTAACAACCCACCCAGACTTCGCCCTCAAAGCCATTGGGGCCGAGTGGCAGGAAGTTTTAAAGCCATCATTGATCAATGCCGCTTGCCTGGAAATCTTACCGCATCATTTTAATAGCGATGGATTTTTTGTCGCCTTATTAGAAAAACAAAGTTAG
- a CDS encoding Stp1/IreP family PP2C-type Ser/Thr phosphatase gives MEVSQLTDTGQIRSSNQDQVGVFYNQAEQALLLLCDGMGGHNAGDVASEMALYAVGHAWEESPKTDTEAVQTWLEDNIVSANDRVLQASKKYNDLSGMGTTIVGIAIIEGKGIVAHVGDSRAYCYDGEALKPLTRDHSFVQELLDMKMITPSEAQNHPQKNIVTQTVGVSEDIKVDISVFALEAQTMLLLCSDGLTDMLTDDDISQIIASDEDVNQAAQALIAAANQAGGRDNISVVLARIEGGDVS, from the coding sequence ATGGAAGTTAGTCAGTTGACCGATACTGGTCAAATTAGAAGCTCAAATCAAGACCAAGTAGGGGTTTTTTATAATCAAGCCGAGCAGGCCCTACTCCTGCTCTGTGATGGCATGGGCGGCCATAATGCTGGGGATGTAGCCAGTGAAATGGCCCTTTATGCAGTCGGCCATGCCTGGGAGGAATCTCCTAAGACCGATACTGAAGCGGTTCAAACTTGGTTGGAGGATAATATTGTTTCTGCTAATGACCGGGTTTTACAAGCTTCTAAAAAATATAATGATTTGTCAGGCATGGGGACCACTATTGTGGGGATTGCGATTATTGAAGGAAAGGGGATTGTCGCCCATGTGGGTGATAGTCGGGCTTATTGCTATGATGGGGAGGCCTTAAAGCCTTTGACCCGCGACCATTCCTTTGTCCAAGAACTCCTGGATATGAAGATGATTACCCCATCTGAAGCCCAAAACCACCCGCAAAAGAATATTGTGACTCAGACGGTGGGGGTAAGCGAAGATATTAAGGTGGATATTTCGGTGTTTGCCTTAGAGGCTCAGACCATGCTCTTACTCTGTTCAGATGGTTTAACCGATATGCTGACTGATGATGATATCAGTCAGATTATCGCTAGCGATGAAGATGTTAATCAGGCGGCTCAGGCCTTAATCGCTGCGGCCAACCAAGCCGGGGGCCGAGATAATATTTCGGTGGTCCTGGCCAGGATTGAGGGAGGGGATGTGTCATGA
- the pknB gene encoding Stk1 family PASTA domain-containing Ser/Thr kinase — MKQGQVIGNRYEIIRHLGSGGMATVYLAYDPILEREVAIKFLRIGTSDMDDATRRFKREAMSISEVNHPNIVNIYDVGDDDDGHYIVMEYIEGIDLKQFIRKNHPISKETYQGIMMQILAGVECAHRKGIIHRDLKPQNIMIKPDGQVKIMDFGIALVSTETSITQTNTIIGSVHYLSPEQARGSMASYQSDIYSLGIVSFEMLTGQVPFDGESAVSIAIQHFQESLPDINQFRSDIPQAMQNVIMKATAKEANERYQTCEQMRQDLATCLDPSRANEAPFTPSLMKNETIVMAKDAIEKQITDERKVSTEAQPEPKETAQATKAMPLGAGLASQKAEAKTEPKIKAAPPKTSSRPKRRWPWFIGGLLAILLLLGVFVFGQGQSQPVPDLTNMTEDQARNSLVNNGFSLGESHQEYSDQVESGRVIRTDPSSGRKVKADQPIDLYISQGKEPIEIPNYQGQTLEQAKKDAEKKGFSVSSEEVYSEEVEKGKVISQNPAPGASVVASETNLHLVVSLGKEPLTMANLQGLNQAGVQQYAQSVGLNVSFNEANSDSVPKGLVVSQSIAPGANFNRGANLTVTLSLGPEEEPTHSFRHTITIPYKGKRSRGDSDGESNSQRQAANEIEIYIDDLNHSYNEVADRFTITDDKSYTLSFETEPNKTARFKVVRDGKTILENRVKPGDD, encoded by the coding sequence ATGAAACAAGGTCAAGTGATTGGTAATCGTTATGAAATTATCCGCCACCTTGGCTCTGGAGGGATGGCAACCGTCTATTTAGCTTATGATCCGATTTTGGAACGGGAGGTCGCCATTAAATTCCTCCGCATTGGGACTTCGGATATGGATGACGCGACTCGGCGCTTCAAACGGGAAGCCATGTCGATTTCAGAAGTGAACCACCCCAATATTGTTAATATTTACGATGTCGGTGACGATGATGATGGCCACTATATCGTGATGGAATACATTGAGGGAATTGACCTTAAACAATTTATTCGCAAAAACCATCCCATCAGTAAAGAAACTTATCAAGGAATCATGATGCAAATCCTGGCTGGGGTCGAATGTGCCCACCGAAAAGGGATTATCCACCGGGACTTAAAACCGCAAAATATCATGATTAAACCCGATGGCCAGGTAAAAATCATGGACTTTGGGATTGCCTTGGTCTCTACTGAGACTTCAATTACCCAGACCAATACCATTATTGGTTCGGTCCATTATTTATCCCCTGAACAAGCGCGGGGATCGATGGCTAGTTACCAATCGGATATTTATAGTTTGGGAATTGTTTCCTTTGAAATGCTCACTGGCCAGGTCCCCTTCGACGGGGAATCCGCCGTTAGCATAGCCATTCAACACTTCCAAGAATCCTTACCGGATATTAATCAGTTCCGTTCCGATATCCCCCAAGCCATGCAAAATGTTATCATGAAGGCGACGGCCAAGGAAGCTAATGAGCGCTATCAGACTTGCGAACAGATGCGACAAGATTTAGCGACCTGTCTGGATCCCAGCCGGGCCAATGAGGCACCATTTACGCCTTCATTGATGAAGAACGAGACTATCGTTATGGCTAAGGACGCGATCGAAAAACAAATTACTGACGAAAGAAAGGTCTCCACAGAAGCTCAGCCAGAGCCCAAAGAAACGGCTCAAGCGACCAAGGCCATGCCGCTCGGTGCCGGCTTAGCGAGTCAAAAGGCAGAAGCGAAAACCGAGCCAAAAATAAAAGCAGCTCCGCCAAAAACATCCAGTCGGCCCAAGCGGAGATGGCCTTGGTTCATTGGGGGTCTCTTGGCCATCTTATTGCTTCTTGGCGTCTTTGTCTTTGGCCAGGGGCAAAGTCAACCGGTTCCTGATCTGACCAATATGACCGAAGACCAGGCCCGTAATAGCCTGGTCAATAATGGCTTTAGCCTGGGTGAGAGTCATCAAGAATATAGCGACCAGGTGGAAAGCGGACGAGTGATCCGGACCGATCCTAGCAGTGGGAGAAAAGTCAAGGCTGACCAGCCCATTGACCTCTATATTAGCCAGGGTAAGGAACCCATTGAAATTCCTAACTACCAAGGCCAGACCCTAGAACAGGCTAAAAAAGATGCCGAGAAGAAAGGTTTTTCCGTAAGTAGTGAAGAAGTCTATAGTGAAGAGGTGGAAAAGGGTAAAGTGATTTCCCAAAATCCAGCTCCGGGGGCTAGTGTAGTGGCTAGTGAAACCAACCTGCACTTGGTCGTGAGTCTGGGTAAGGAACCCTTAACGATGGCCAACCTCCAAGGCTTAAACCAAGCGGGCGTCCAACAATATGCCCAAAGTGTGGGCTTGAATGTCAGCTTTAATGAAGCTAATTCGGATTCGGTGCCTAAGGGATTAGTAGTCTCCCAAAGTATTGCGCCTGGAGCCAACTTTAACCGCGGGGCGAATTTGACGGTGACCCTTTCTTTAGGACCTGAGGAGGAGCCAACCCACAGCTTCCGTCACACCATCACTATTCCTTACAAGGGAAAAAGATCTCGTGGAGATTCTGATGGCGAATCTAATTCCCAACGGCAGGCAGCCAATGAGATTGAAATTTACATTGATGATTTAAACCATTCTTACAATGAAGTGGCTGATCGCTTTACCATCACTGACGATAAGTCTTATACTTTGAGTTTTGAAACTGAGCCTAATAAAACCGCTCGTTTTAAGGTGGTTCGTGACGGCAAGACGATTTTAGAGAATCGAGTGAAACCAGGCGATGACTAA
- the rsgA gene encoding ribosome small subunit-dependent GTPase A: protein MTNRQIEKQGQIVKVLSGFYYIEDQDSREIYQTRARGLFRKEQLTPLVGDYVSFQADNPHEGVLTAVKERKNELDRPPVANIDLAFVVASVTQPQIPSKLIDRMLVYSESQRIQPALYFSKLDLLDEAEREELQPLLANYQSLGYQVLTNLAMAQANDDLLTELFQGKTIAAMGQSGVGKTTLLNHLLPDLHKETAAISKGMGRGKHTTRHVELHDVYGGKLVDTPGFSSLSLDSIEKEDLGNYFPEMRDRSDSCKFRECSHTHEPQCAIKAALAAGEISQSRYDHYVEFLQEIINKKPDYQQKNRRKKK, encoded by the coding sequence ATGACTAATAGACAAATAGAAAAACAGGGCCAGATCGTTAAGGTTTTGAGTGGCTTTTACTATATTGAAGACCAAGATAGTCGGGAGATCTACCAAACCCGGGCGCGCGGTCTCTTTCGTAAGGAACAGCTGACCCCCTTAGTGGGTGACTATGTCAGCTTTCAAGCAGATAATCCCCATGAAGGAGTCTTAACTGCCGTCAAAGAGCGTAAAAATGAGCTTGACCGGCCACCTGTGGCCAATATTGACTTAGCCTTTGTCGTTGCTTCCGTGACCCAACCACAAATCCCTAGCAAGTTGATTGACCGCATGTTGGTCTATAGTGAAAGCCAAAGGATCCAACCAGCGCTTTACTTTTCTAAGTTAGATTTACTCGATGAAGCAGAACGTGAGGAATTGCAGCCGCTCTTGGCTAATTACCAGTCCCTGGGTTACCAGGTCTTAACCAATTTAGCCATGGCTCAAGCTAACGATGATTTGCTTACTGAACTCTTTCAAGGGAAAACCATCGCCGCTATGGGGCAGTCGGGTGTTGGCAAGACCACCTTGTTAAACCATCTATTGCCTGACCTCCATAAGGAAACGGCTGCAATTTCTAAGGGAATGGGTCGGGGCAAGCACACTACCCGCCATGTTGAATTACATGATGTCTATGGGGGGAAGCTAGTCGACACGCCTGGCTTTTCCAGTTTAAGCTTAGATAGCATTGAAAAGGAAGACCTAGGAAACTACTTCCCTGAAATGAGAGATCGGAGTGACTCCTGTAAGTTTCGGGAATGCTCCCACACCCACGAGCCCCAATGTGCGATTAAAGCAGCCCTAGCGGCAGGCGAGATTAGTCAAAGTCGTTATGACCATTATGTGGAATTTTTGCAGGAAATTATTAATAAAAAACCCGATTACCAACAGAAAAATAGGAGGAAGAAGAAATGA